One region of Oxalobacteraceae bacterium OTU3CAMAD1 genomic DNA includes:
- the ruvC gene encoding crossover junction endodeoxyribonuclease RuvC encodes MIILGIDPGLRTTGFGVIRKQGAKLYYVASGTIKSGEGGLPARLKVILDGVAEVARIYQPECAAIEQVFVNVNPQSTLLLGQARGAAICALVSAELSVAEYSPTQVKQAVVGTGRAVKAQVQDMVARLLSLPGLPGTDAADALGIAICHAHSRETLTLIAGAGQGTSTAKSGPLAGLRMKNGRLVG; translated from the coding sequence ATGATAATTCTCGGCATCGACCCCGGCTTGCGCACGACCGGCTTTGGCGTTATTCGCAAGCAGGGCGCGAAGCTGTATTACGTCGCCTCGGGCACCATCAAGAGCGGCGAGGGCGGCCTGCCGGCGCGCTTGAAGGTGATCCTCGATGGCGTGGCCGAGGTCGCCCGCATCTACCAGCCCGAGTGCGCGGCCATCGAGCAGGTGTTCGTCAACGTCAATCCGCAATCGACTTTGCTGCTGGGCCAGGCCCGCGGCGCGGCCATTTGCGCGCTGGTGTCGGCCGAGCTCAGCGTGGCTGAATATTCGCCGACGCAGGTCAAGCAGGCCGTGGTCGGCACCGGCCGCGCGGTCAAGGCGCAGGTGCAGGACATGGTGGCGCGGCTGTTGTCCTTGCCCGGCCTGCCCGGCACCGACGCCGCCGACGCGCTCGGCATCGCCATTTGCCATGCCCACAGCCGCGAGACCTTGACCCTGATCGCCGGCGCCGGCCAGGGCACCAGCACCGCCAAGAGCGGTCCGCTGGCCGGCCTGCGCATGAAGAACGGCCGCCTGGTCGGCTAA